TAAACCTTTCTATATGTAAAATAAGATTCATTTGTAATGAtgttcaataaaataaaatatgttgctATGCGTACTGGATAAATTCTCCTCAAGCTCTTGTTGCTTCTACAGTATATATTCTTGGCAGAATTATTGCCTTACCTTGATGATGTTGTGGATCTTGCTTTTGCTAAACTATCTCTCCAATGTTTTTTTCATTGTTTAAGCCAAATAAATAACAGAAAGTTGTTAGATTTTTTTAAGCTTAACTTGCAAATGGCAATGGCATGGCAGCTGCCACCAAGAAACACCACAAAACCTAACTTAAGTCTTCAAGGTAAGCAAATATTTTTATCGTTTTTgtctttaaaaatttcaaatgtgTAGGGAAAAAAATACCAAATATATATGACATGCCATAATAAGAATATGTACTAATTCATTTTGAATCCATCCAGtccaaaataaataataatttatttcaattcgaCTGGAATAATTCATAAAATTGAGAGTTTAATAATGATCTATATGActcaatttatttaaattttaatttaaaaattaaattaaaaataattaatttttcttcaaataaaaaaaatattttgatatacAACAACTTACAACATGAAAATTAATATAAAACTAGTCATTTTACTTATGTGGTACacgaattatttattattttattttaataatataaatttatatatatttttatattttatatttttataattatattataaaattttgtaaataataaaatttttaattaattataattttattttaggcGTGGATAataaataagttgattaatatattattttttaaattatgaacaAAAGCTAGATAGATCTTTATACTTTAAAGATATTAaatgatttaaaactctaaattttttataaaaacatttattttttaagcacaatatatatttatatacataAATAGATGAGAATTGAcaaataatttatcaaacataaatattaagatttaaaaaaaaataataaataattgaaaataatgatataaaaaataattaaatcagggaatgaaaagagaaagattttaataagcattatatttaatatctaagagaagaaataaatttattttctaatattaataaatcttattaaatttcaaaattgaaaatttaataaataatagattatttatattttttaattagtttatatatacatattatcaaataagaaaaataaaactaatatttaatatctttctttaatctaaattttaaaaattaaaagaattgattaagtaaattttaaatttttatttatatattaattaattaataccttTTGTCATgtgatatattaattaattaattaatctttttttATCAAGTATCATTCGTTTTCGGTTAGTTCATATAAATTAATGGAAGGTAATAACAAATGACTGATAAAttacatatttttaaattaattatttaaatagatGTCATTCATTTGTGAATTATTTATAAGTTTttgctttaatatatatattaatttttttatataacaaTTTAATAGATAATTCAAAATGACATAATTCAAATCCACTCAAAaacatttaaaaatataaaaacttaaaTAAACCTACCCGATTGGATCCGTATGCAACCTCTACTAATAATGTGACATTTAAATAAGTCTAAGCAATCAAGCAATTAGAGCAGAACAAGATTGACTTCAAGTGGCATAAGCATTAAACAATAAACATTGAAAACAATTTTAACGGCGATGAGATGACGCAAAACTTGTCAATATTCTAATGCCGTGGGTGTGTGGAAATGACTAATGtgcaaataaagttagaattttTTGGGGTAATAAAGAGTTGTTAGGAGAGGagacatgaaaaatattttatacaacGTTAAGAACATCGTCAACTTAGTGCAGAACTGACTCAGCAAATTGTACCCTTGGCCTGGCTTACAATTTCATATCCTGGGGAGGTTGGAGACACTTGAAGGAAcaaaattttgattaatatttGATTACCATGTCTGATAGACAGCTAATAACAATGCTTTGTCGATTGgtttttataaataaatcaaaGAGAGTGAATGCATAATGGATAAGATTCCATACCTCTCCTTCCCAGAACGACGTTATTAGTAATACTTAGAGGTGGGAAAAAGCCcaaaaaaactaaaaatattaaTTCAAATAAATTGATTTATCAATGCTTGTTTCTGTAATTTGCTAGCAAATTTTCATTAAGATGTatgagaaatttttatttaaatttaatttattatagatTAATATGTAAGATATATTTAATAGGTAGGTTCAACTGTAAtatattctatatatatatacacaccttTTGAATAATTTATGCAGTTTTGGAAGATAGTGACATGGTCTGGTCTAGACGTCTAGTTTTATTCTTCATGCAAGATTTGGGGAATTGAATGCAACTCACTGGGTAAAGATATCCCAGCTGTTGAATTTAATGCTTTTATCAAAATTTAGAATTGATTGAATAAACCCAAACAGGTGGGTATCAAGTGTTGGATTATGTGAATTGttatattcattttcaatttatcTATGTCAATTCAAACTTTATACGGATTGAAATATATTATAGATTGGTTTAAATTAGATAAACatgaattgaatcaaaatttgccACTTCTAACAACCTGAAACATTCATCACATATCAGGCAGATCAAGGACTCGGATCATGGGCTGCCTTCAGCCGACAGCTCCCATTGGACAGGATTTCATTGTAGAAGCAATGTATTCAGTTTGGGAAACAATTAAATTTTCTATCCATTTGACCCACATTCAACGTATGTGTTATAACAAACACGCAAATTTAAGGCACAtacacaaatcgcacaatcacacagtataaaaaagaaaagaaaaataacatatGATTTACTATGGTTTAACCGTAAGATTTATGTACACgggaaaaataagagaaaaaatttcattatgatgaaaagagcaaaaTACAATCACTCAGAACTTTCAAACCTAATCCCAGTTGTTTCTCGAATATCTCACAACACTGTCATAAAGAGCAGAATATTACATTATTTATACTGAACCATATCATGAGGGCAACGGCCGAGCCCGAAGCCCATCACTGATcttactttttatcccaatcgggtaGTAgcacaaaattttcaagtttgattaCGATTCAGGTCCATGAAAAACATATCCGAAATTCAAGCAAAAAAAATAAACAGTATGTATACGTATGCACTTTCTATAACTGAGAAAAATGAGATAAGAGCATGTTTGCTATAAGACCTCGATTCTTTATTCCTAGTCATGAAAACTGAGCCAAAATGCAAATATTTTCTTCGGccaacaactaacacaattcattCTAAATTCATAATGCACTTGCACAAAGAGTTGATATATATTATAGGGGCCACACCATCCTGAGTCTGAGCATAATCACTGTAGCATATAATGATTCCAAGTGTAAGTGATCTGGATCTGAACCCCATATGAAAGTTTGGCAGCTTTAAGTATTCAAGCACCCAGATATCCCATCAGCGTGTTTTCCTTTGCAGGACATTGATGGAGTAGTTGGAAGGGGTGGAATCATGCACTCCGTCCTATCATTGTATCAGCCAGGAACTTGGAGAAAACCAGGAAACACAATTCTGTGATGCCACAGTTTCTCATGGTTGATAAAAATAAGTTTCATAATGGATTGCCAAAATGGGAACCCGAGAGTTGAAATTCATGGAGTAGCTCCTGCCATTTCCCCATGCATGTTCATATGCTCTCAACTTACAAGAGAAGCATTGGCCGTCATACACCATGATTAACCTGAAATTACACCATTTCTGTTGACATCAGCAGGGGATTCTTGTGGTCCAAAATAGATGGTCAACATGCCAAACCCCCAGCAAAAAGGAGGTCACATATCTTTTCTTCCATGGGAACACTATTCCAACTATAACCATCAGCCATCAGACGACTCTTTTCCTTTCTATAAGTTTCTGTTTCACAAATGCTACCACTTCTTTCTAGACCAGATAATAGAACATTATATGTACCTAAAGAAGAATTGATCCCTTTCTTTTTCATGGTTTTATAGATTTTAAGTGCTTTTTCTGTACTACCAGCAGAGAAGTATGCACCAACCATAGCCGTATAAGTAGCACTGCACTTCTGTTCATCAGGCAGTAAATTAAAAATCTTTGCAGCACAAGTGGGCCTTCTAGCAGACCCAAGCCTATAAATTAAGAGACAACCTAGATACAGTCCAAGAGAATGCCCAGCCCTAATCATTTCCTTGATAATATCCACAATCCTCAAGAATGTATTTGATCTTATCAAAATGCCTATCAGGGCAAGATATGCTGTTTTTTCAAGGTCTATGCCCATTCTCATACTGTATTCAAAGGCCAATAAAGCACTATCAGGTCTGCATTGCCTGCAGTTTACCTCAATAATAGTCGAGACAATCCAAGAATCTAAAAGAATACTCTTATCAATAACCCCAGCAAGTAAATGGTCAACAGCCACAAGATTTTGCTTTTTCAAAAGAATCAGTAAAAGTCCTCTGTCCAAAGGATCATCATCAGCACTTGTAATGATCACAGGCGCATCCTCATTATTGATAGATTCAGTAGCAAAATGAGGATTAACTTGCCTGAGGAGGGTATCACTCTCACCGGAAATTCTTAGAGTTTTGAGTGCTTCCTGAAAGATAGAGTAACGAAGAGAAAGATGATTGTTTTTCATATATTGAAGAATTTGGGCCATTGTGTTTGTTTCACCACGTTTGCAACATCTCTCAACCAAAATATTGCATACAGCTTTGTCAGGTTGTACCCCTACTTCTTGCATTTTGCTGAAAATCTCAAGTGCTTCTTGGTACTTGCCTAAAACCCATCACAAAGAGAAAagtttctcaaaaaaaaaaaaaaaaaaagcaacactTCAACAAAAGACAGTATTATACTGGAAAAGCCATAAACATACTGCCGAGATTAGTAACATCAATAACAATTGAAAAAATGAACAATTTTTGTCCACTTCTTAGAGCATTTACTAAAATTGTGTTCTGTCAGTCAGTGGCAAAAAGTCTTGCAAACTTCCTTCTAGCAAACCCAAAATATTTCAAAAACCATAGGCAATTATAAGAATTTTTTGCAGAAAAAATCTTGAAATTTTGGCTAAATTATTATGAGAGAAGTTACAAGACATGCTTCTGAGCCTGTTATATCTTAGTATTTGTCTCAAAAAATGTTACAAGTCCAATCCAAGCAACCAAGATATACGATTATGTACCTAAAAACCAAGACATGTAATCAGCAATTTAATTTCAGCAACTTTACATCAATAGATCCAAGGGATGGTCCAAAAGTAAAGACTTGAAATTTTTCCACATATTGCTTTGGGTTGAAAGAGTTTGCGGAAAAAAAGGAGTTATTCCCAGTTTGTAGCTCATttaatggatatatatatatatatattaagaattTGGTATAGAAATTGAATCAACACAATTAAGACAAAAGCAAGAAAgaacttccttcaaaatctaaGGTAAGAAGAACCATCATGCCTAAAAATAAGGGCCCGTGGTCAGCAATCAATAACCCAAGGACTAAATCTACGGCACTTTTTTGCTTTTGATTAATAGGCTTTCCAAACATGAGAAAAGACATCAGAATAAGCACACAACATAAGCAAGGCCTACAGTTACAAGGATCTACAATAATGCTCAGCAAAATCACCTTTCTTGTCCCCCTCGCATCCATGTCAAAACTCATTGAACATACATACGGTAAAAATGCATTCATCTTGAATTCAGATGATTTTGAATTGTTTCAATTACTAGTAACAATAGGTTAAAGATGGTTCACCTTAAGAAAGGTAATACCTTTAAATTAATCCTAAAAGAAAAATAGCACATCAATTAATCCTAAAAGAAAAGTAATACCTTCAAATTCAAACATCACTTTGATTCAAGTTTAGATTGTAGCCTGACTTCCAGAAAAATGATAAGGTAAGCCCTTAATTCAATAACAATCAAATTATTAGAAAGTCTCAAATGCTCCTGTTAGGTTCCACGCAACCCcccaaaaaaattaaatgagttttatgttagagaaaaaaaaaaaaaagcacattAAAAGTATATATCCCTTATATCTACCAGTCCCAAAAAGCAAGTAAACTCATGTAGAAAATATAACAAACACTTTGAGGGCAGAGACGCAACTCACCAGCAAGGACAAGGTACTCCATTAGGACAGTATACGTGTGGCAATTTGGAGCAATCCCAGATTCAAGCATCTCCTTATAAACATCAGTTGCCTCCTTCACTCTCTTATTATCAAAGAGAACCTTCATATAAGCCGTATAAGAAACAACTGTAGGATAAcacccattttccttcatttcttTCCAAATCTTTACAGCTCCATCAACATCCCCAGAGCTCGAAACCCAGTGCATAAGCGAAGTGTAAGTAACCGCATCGATCTTTATCCCCTTCTCTTGCATTTGCTTAAACACATAATTCATAGACGCAATCCTGCCAGCTTCTCCAAAGATGTCCAGCATTGTTGTGTAGGTAAACTGGTCGTGCTTAAACCCTTTAAGCCCCGAAGCCCAGTTGAAAAAAAGCCACGCCTTCTCCATTGGTGGGTGAGTTTTTAACACTTGATTGACAGTGTAAGAGTCCCATTGTATACCCAGTTTCGATAGGTGTTCTTTTGCAGTGTCCCAAGTGGAATATTTCAAGATTCTATATATGTTTGAAATGGTGTTTCTCATGTAAACCTTTGGGTCCTCTACACCTTTCTTGCATATTGATTTGGCTGTTTTTCTTGAAAT
This sequence is a window from Hevea brasiliensis isolate MT/VB/25A 57/8 chromosome 10, ASM3005281v1, whole genome shotgun sequence. Protein-coding genes within it:
- the LOC110669976 gene encoding pentatricopeptide repeat-containing protein At2g01390 translates to MVYFSGINRFLIKSIYSEWPFHYSSSFMKCVRSFHQSKPREPIKQFTKISRKTAKSICKKGVEDPKVYMRNTISNIYRILKYSTWDTAKEHLSKLGIQWDSYTVNQVLKTHPPMEKAWLFFNWASGLKGFKHDQFTYTTMLDIFGEAGRIASMNYVFKQMQEKGIKIDAVTYTSLMHWVSSSGDVDGAVKIWKEMKENGCYPTVVSYTAYMKVLFDNKRVKEATDVYKEMLESGIAPNCHTYTVLMEYLVLAGKYQEALEIFSKMQEVGVQPDKAVCNILVERCCKRGETNTMAQILQYMKNNHLSLRYSIFQEALKTLRISGESDTLLRQVNPHFATESINNEDAPVIITSADDDPLDRGLLLILLKKQNLVAVDHLLAGVIDKSILLDSWIVSTIIEVNCRQCRPDSALLAFEYSMRMGIDLEKTAYLALIGILIRSNTFLRIVDIIKEMIRAGHSLGLYLGCLLIYRLGSARRPTCAAKIFNLLPDEQKCSATYTAMVGAYFSAGSTEKALKIYKTMKKKGINSSLGTYNVLLSGLERSGSICETETYRKEKSRLMADGYSWNSVPMEEKICDLLFAGGLAC